From the genome of Pelmatolapia mariae isolate MD_Pm_ZW linkage group LG12, Pm_UMD_F_2, whole genome shotgun sequence, one region includes:
- the LOC134638412 gene encoding 4-hydroxybenzoate polyprenyltransferase, mitochondrial-like: MFQAKLALSTLKRIHHGACYQCLSTCFIQKEGIKAGDGPHSDSRVWKRKPKNQSAIWSSIRLLETQQNGRRPFSLSAATIVNSAPVHIQPYLRLMRLDKPIGTWLLYLPCTWSIALAANPGCFPDLGMLTLFGTGALLMRGAGCTINDMWDKDFDKKVSRTASRPIASGEISRMQALVFLGGQLSLALGVLLCLNYYSIALGAASLSLVITYPLMKRFTYWPQFVLGLTFNWGALLGWSAIKGSCDWSVCLPLYFSGVMWTLVYDTIYAHQDKEDDIKVGVKSTALRFQEQTKPWLSGFVVAMMSGLVIAGVSAEQTLPYYAVLTAVAMHLTNQIYTLDINKPEDCWKKFVSNRNLGLLLFLGIIAGNLWKE; this comes from the exons ATGTTCCAAGCCAAGCTAGCTTTGAGCACTCTGAAAAGGATCCACCATGGAGCTTGTTATCAATGTCTTTCTACCTGCTTCATCCAGAAGGAAGGGATAAAGGCTGGAGATGGGCCCCACTCAGACTCCCGTGTGTGGAAGAGAAAGCCTAAGAACCAATCTGCAATCTGGTCATCAATAAGACTTCTTGAAACACAGCAAAACGGGAGAAGACCGTTCAGTTTATCAGCTGCTACTATAGTAAATTCAGCACCAGTACACATCCAACCGTACCTCCGGCTGATGAGGCTGGACAAACCTATAG GGACATGGCTGCTGTACCTCCCCTGCACATGGAGCATTGCTCTGGCTGCTAACCCTGGATGCTTCCCAGATCTGGGCATGCTCACACTGTTTGGTACAGGCGCTCTTCTCATGAGAGGGGCCGGCTGCACCATCAATGACATGTGGGACAAAGACTTCGACAAGAAA GTGTCCCGCACAGCCTCTCGACCAATCGCATCAGGAGAGATTTCTCGAATGCAGGCGCTGGTCTTCCTGGGAGGGCAGCTCTCGCTTGCACTTGGGGTTCTTTTGTGTCTCAACTATTACAG TATAGCTCTGGGTGCTGCTTCTTTATCTCTTGTTATCACCTACCCGCTGATGAAGAGGTTCACTTACTGGCCACAGTTTGTGTTGG GACTCACTTTCAACTGGGGCGCTCTGCTCGGCTGGTCCGCTATTAAAGGCTCTTGTGATTGGTCCGTGTGTCTCCCGCTATACTTCTCAGGAGTGATGTGGACGCTGGTGTATGACACAATATACGCACATCAG GATAAGGAGGATGACATCAAAGTAGGAGTCAAATCTACTGCACTGAGGTTCCAGGAGCAAACCAAACCCTGGCTGAGTGGCTTTGTTGTGGCCATGATGTCTGGACTAGTGATAGCTGGGGTCAGTGCTGAACAGACTCTCCCTTACTATGCTGTACTCACCGCTGTAGCAATGCACCTGACAAACCAG ATTTACACATTAGACATCAACAAACCAGAAGACTGCTGGAAAAAGTTTGTTTCAAACAGAAACCTtggactgttgttgtttttaggtATTATTGCTGGGAATTTGTGGAAAGAATAA
- the mboat4 gene encoding ghrelin O-acyltransferase — protein MGIYSTLLFTSTLGFVLLVCCVDHSCIHTWAFVMQMLWQTFWHLLIQYREYYLHEPVSIRLFLAVSTLMLLTQRITSVSLDLQEKRVVLTPSKRQTCVTLLPLISYILNFTTLLGGPLGSYGQFITLMEGINLTSPPSPLGVVFLKLMQVLMLEWVRFYLVFFLKHLIHDVNPGVLYGILSTWCLGLVLRIQYYSHWKISECLNNAAGFGFWEDSSGDYFSKWSGLSDGEFWTTEASICMSQFARRWNATTASWLRRLVYARHKHFPLFMCFGFSLWWHGLHLGHFVGFFTWAATVKADHHIHRNLFPNITPTQRKIYTFVNWINTQMTVTCIVIAVEFRNSSGLRLLSKTYIGLFPLVNIILHFIVFNLNSLEQ, from the exons ATGGGCATCTACAGCACCCTCCTGTTCACCTCCACACTTGGCTTTGTTCTACTCGTGTGCTGTGTGGATCACAGCTGTATCCACACCTGGGCATTTGTTATGCAGATGTTgtggcaaaccttctggcacCTACTTATACAGTACAGGGAATACTACCTGCATGAACCAGTCAGCATCAG ACTGTTCTTGGCAGTGTCCACTTTGATGCTGCTCACCCAGAGAATCACCTCCGTGTCTTTGGACCTTCAGGAGAAACGAGTCGTACTGACACCATCCAAAAGGCAGACTTGTGTCACGCTTCTCCCTCTTATCAGCTACATCCTCAATTTTACCACACTGCTTGGTGGTCCTTTGGGTTCCTATGGACAATTCATTACTCTAATGGAGGGGATCAACCTCACCTCGCCACCCAGTCCTCTAGGTGTAGTTTTCCTAAAGCTGATGCAAGTGTTAATGCTAGAGTGGGTTAGATTTTATCTTGTCTTTTTTCTGAAACATCTTATCCATGATGTCAACCCTGGCGTCCTCTATGGCATCCTGTCGACCTGGTGTCTTGGACTGGTTTTAAGAATACAGTATTACTCTCACTGGAAGATCAGCGAATGCCTCAATAACGCAGCAGGGTTTGGCTTTTGGGAAGATTCATCTGGGGACTATTTCTCCAAATGGAGCGGACTATCCGATGGGGAATTCTGGACCACTGAGGCATCGATATGCATGTCACAGTTTGCTCGTCGCTGGAACGCCACAACAGCTTCATGGCTGCGTAGACTAGTTTATGCAAGGCACAAACACTTCCCACTGTTCATGTGCTTTGGTTTTTCACTGTGGTGGCACGGTTTACACTTAGGACACTTTGTGGGGTTTTTCACCTGGGCAGCAACAGTGAAAGCAGACCATCATATTCACAGGAACCTTTTCCCAAATATTACACCGACACAGAGAAAAATCTACACTTTTGTAAACTGGATAAACACTCAAATGACTGTTACTTGCATTGTTATAGCGGTAGAATTTAGAAATTCGTCTGGTTTGAGACttttatccaaaacatacatagGTCTTTTTCCACTTGTTAATATAATCCTGCACTTTATCGTTTTTAACCTCAATTCACTAGAACAGTAG